GGGATGTCCAAGTTGGAAGCCGTTCATGATGCGGGTCATTGCTAACGCCTCGTAGAGTGGTTCTGAAGTCGAGAGCACGTCAACGCGGTCCGATGTCACTGTTCGATAGCCGTCCAACATCGCCTCACGAACCAAGGAGCGTCGATCCGAGGCGTCAGGAAGGCCTGCTAAGAACGCCCCGCTGAAGAGATGGACAGTCAAATTTCGCTGGCACAGTCAGTATATGGGGGTATTAGTGAGTGTTCCACTACTGGTAGCGAGACTACGTGAGGAAGTTTACACTCACCCATCTCACTCCTCCTCACGGAGGGGAATAAATCAGATGACTGTCGGGACTGACGTTACTCGGCCGCTCTAAAGTGAGCGTTGAGGTGTTCAGCCCACGCCTCGTTGGCGTCACGCGTCCGCCCTGCGATATGGGGGGTGTGAACGACGTTGTGTCGGTTGAGCAGCGGGTCATCGAGCGGCAGGGGCTCCTCATCCCAGACGTCCGCGGCTAGAGCGATCTCGTTGGCGAGGACGCGCTCACGGACGGCGTCCATGTCGACCACGCCCGCGCGGGTGATCAGGACCACGATACACCCGTCCGGCAGCGCATGGATATGATCGTCCGTGATCAGTCCCTCGGTGGCGTCGGTTAGGGGTACCGTCGGCGCGAACACCTCGGCGTCCTCGACAAGCGCCTCTAGCGACCACACTCGATCGGCGCCCGATCGGTGGAAGCACGGCTCGTCGGCGTAGGGGTCGTAGGCCACGACGTCCGCACCCAACGAGCCGACGGCGTCGGCGTACGTACTGCCGATGTTGCCGACGCCAGCTACCCGCACACGTGTGCCGGCGACGGTGCCGTTCGTGAAGTTCGGGTCGTCGGCGAACTGGTGGCCGTTCGCGCCCGGCACCTCGTTATCCAGCTTATCAAGATCCCGCGGATCGTGGCTCTCAATCATCCCGGTGTGCTTCTGGGGGATTTGCCGGAGAGCATCGATTGTCAGACCGAGGCCGAACTCGGCGACCGACTGCGCCCAGAACCCTTCGTTGGTGTGGTCGTGGACGGCGACGTCGCGCTCGTCGAGGCGCTCGTGGGCGGCAGCATCGACCGCGTACATCGAGTCAGTCATCACGAACGCCGATTCGAGGGCCGTCAGCCGGTCGGCACACTCGTCAGTGACCGGAACGCCGAGCGCGGCGAGTTCGGTTACTTCGCTCGGATTGTCCAGTGCGTCGAGGAGCCGATCCGGCATCTCGTTGAGACGCCGAAACTCGACGGAGCCGTGTTCGGCCCACAGTTCCCGAAGGTGGTCGGCCGCGAGCGGCCAGACATCCTCGAACAGCGGGCCGACGACGATCACCTGGGTCATTGCTGGTCACCTCCGTCTTCGAAGAGGAACTGCATGGTCCCGAGCATGTCCACGGGCATCCGCGTGGGGAACGACTGGTAGGCCGGTACCTCAGCGGTGATCCAGCCGTCGTAGCCGATTGCGTCGACGGCATCAAGCACGCGTTCCCAGTTCACGTCGCCTTGGGGCGGGTACGTCACGCAGTGGGCGTCCGTGAGCCAGTCTTTGACGTGGATCTTCGAAATGCGGCCGTCGAGCACATGCAGCCACCGGCTCGGCAGTCCCGAGCGGAGCGCGTTCACGACATCGAAGTACGCCCCGATGGGGTCGGCGTCCTCGACGTCGTCGAGAAACGCTGCGAACTCGTCGGGCGAGGGCAGGAAGTTGTTTTGAACGTTCTCGATCGACACGCGGACATCGCGCTCGGCAGCGTAGCTCGCGATCTCGCGGACCGCCTCGACGGCGCGTTCGTAGTCGGCGTCGTAGGTTGCACCGTCAGTAATCACGGCAGGGACGATCAGGACGTCTTCAGCGTCCAGCATCGCAGCGGCGTCGATCATGTCGCGACTAATAGTCAGTCCGATCCGACGCAGTTCATCATCACTGCTCGAGAGCGGATACTCCCAGTGGCTAATCGTCGAGACGGCGGGAACGCGTAGGTCGTG
Above is a genomic segment from Halalkalicoccus sp. NIPERK01 containing:
- a CDS encoding D-isomer specific 2-hydroxyacid dehydrogenase family protein, with the protein product MTQVIVVGPLFEDVWPLAADHLRELWAEHGSVEFRRLNEMPDRLLDALDNPSEVTELAALGVPVTDECADRLTALESAFVMTDSMYAVDAAAHERLDERDVAVHDHTNEGFWAQSVAEFGLGLTIDALRQIPQKHTGMIESHDPRDLDKLDNEVPGANGHQFADDPNFTNGTVAGTRVRVAGVGNIGSTYADAVGSLGADVVAYDPYADEPCFHRSGADRVWSLEALVEDAEVFAPTVPLTDATEGLITDDHIHALPDGCIVVLITRAGVVDMDAVRERVLANEIALAADVWDEEPLPLDDPLLNRHNVVHTPHIAGRTRDANEAWAEHLNAHFRAAE
- a CDS encoding sugar phosphate isomerase/epimerase, encoding MRYGLNQCGFPVDEFEHTCAILAEIGYDGVEPNVERGGPLTTEQGRLEAAEIVEEHDLRVPAVSTISHWEYPLSSSDDELRRIGLTISRDMIDAAAMLDAEDVLIVPAVITDGATYDADYERAVEAVREIASYAAERDVRVSIENVQNNFLPSPDEFAAFLDDVEDADPIGAYFDVVNALRSGLPSRWLHVLDGRISKIHVKDWLTDAHCVTYPPQGDVNWERVLDAVDAIGYDGWITAEVPAYQSFPTRMPVDMLGTMQFLFEDGGDQQ